A stretch of the Solanum dulcamara chromosome 6, daSolDulc1.2, whole genome shotgun sequence genome encodes the following:
- the LOC129892874 gene encoding proliferating cell nuclear antigen-like: MVLIQEIETESCVKLILCFEFNFCYYAIVRMSSSEFGRICKDISSIGDTVVISMTKEGVKFSTRGDIGTANIVCRQNTTVDKPKEATVIEMNEPVSLTFALRYLNSFTKASPLSNLKQERTGEECAFTGKERRAESCGRNMGIFLFMQFVFFNIQSSV, from the exons ATGGTGTTGATTCAAGAAATTGAGACTGAGTCATGTGTTAAGCTGATTTTATGTTTTGAATTCAATTTCTGTTATTATGCTATTGTTAGAATGTCTTCGTCTGAGTTTGGTAGAATTTGCAAAGACATTAGCAGCATTGGAGATACAG TTGTTATTTCGATGACAAAGGAAGGTGTAAAATTTTCAACCAGAGGTGACATTGGTACTGCTAATATTGTTTGCAGGCAAAATACAACTGTTGACAAG CCTAAAGAAGCCACAGTAATAGAGATGAATGAGCCAGTATCATTGACATTTGCCCTGagatacttaaactcctttacAAAAGCATCTCCATTATCTAATTTGAAGCAGGA GAGAACTGGAGAAGAATGTGCTTTCACAGGAAAAGAAAGACGAGCAGAAAGTTGTGGACGCAATATGGGAATTTTCTTGTTTATGcaatttgttttctttaatattCAAAGCTCAGTGTAG